Proteins encoded by one window of Streptomyces sp. NBC_01477:
- the fxsT gene encoding FxSxx-COOH system tetratricopeptide repeat protein, with translation MAGGRSTAAAIARGPVTISFAGYNRAWASWIAGRLERYGVRAVLQRFDLTPDSSIGDALEDLLLSEGRVLIVLSEWYFRLGPRGHDEWNAALRRIVPPNSERFAAVSVTPAALPSAVVSLGAADLWNLGAAEAERRLLARLGITPSRGSTGDGLGAPGGPRFPLEQPDVWGGMPRRNTRFTGREELLGEMYQEFQRAEPGAGVVTLFGLSGVGKTHIATEYVYRFGPEYDVVWWVRAAERGTLREKLAGLAPALGLVTGREYGERLRAVRDALRRGEPYGRWLVILDGADQPDDIHDLVPNGPGHVLITSQNREWSEHNSVLIEVPVYDRVESVAFVRRRAPRLDEADADKLAEALGDLALALDQNAGALNDSNTPVDEYIELLRHGADIEPGLKVAADFQMTYYTAFSILLNRLREDKPEAVDLLRLCVFFAPGPIPVRLLRDLPIRDVPEQLAGLMEDPLLWNSAISKLAQWSVIQSDPQESGAEESVGSTEIVQMHRLVYQAVRADMPEEELSTYSRVVRRILAAADPSRPSDTRLWPRYAEIVPHLAASGALESTNPEIQNMVLNCLRYLYLSGEYRAGLRVAELAAEQWPQLLEPGHPRLWDLIHHRANLMRATGDYTATEAIDRAAYEQLLADRGDRDLLVMRAAGSLAADLRTLGRYDEALDLSLVVRDGYAELVGEEDSRTLSAQNNVAITYRLLGRYQEAMKLDQDTMEARRELLHDRHNWTLSSENHFAHDLRLVGRYEQATSVQERNCEVHRTVLGADNPQTLRAEHNLALCLYRAGDRPKAANLLARLLERCERVLGDLDPLTVRVAVTFSSFERQHGDLDRARELSEFALREYHRQLGDEHPYSAGVLGNHGLVLRAAGERQQSQIEIETSLTAMIRAVGEDHPWTLGCALNATGARNFAGDPESAAELSRATAERSAAALGKHHPLTLSAQIALATDLRNLRRRTEADKIEEEALAALSGTLGPQHPHTVSARSRTRPYWDFEPFTT, from the coding sequence ATGGCCGGAGGGCGTAGCACCGCGGCGGCAATCGCGCGCGGCCCGGTGACCATCAGCTTCGCGGGCTACAACAGGGCCTGGGCCTCCTGGATCGCCGGCCGGCTGGAGAGATACGGCGTGCGGGCCGTGCTCCAGCGCTTCGACCTCACCCCGGACAGCAGCATCGGCGACGCGCTGGAGGACCTGCTGCTGTCCGAGGGCCGGGTGCTGATCGTGCTGTCCGAGTGGTACTTCCGGCTCGGCCCGCGCGGCCACGACGAGTGGAATGCCGCCCTGCGCCGTATCGTTCCGCCCAACAGCGAGCGCTTCGCGGCGGTTTCGGTGACCCCGGCCGCGCTGCCCAGCGCTGTCGTCTCGCTCGGCGCCGCCGACCTGTGGAACCTGGGCGCAGCGGAGGCCGAGCGGCGGCTGCTCGCCCGGCTCGGCATCACCCCCTCCCGCGGCTCCACCGGCGACGGCCTCGGCGCCCCCGGCGGCCCCCGCTTCCCGCTGGAGCAGCCCGACGTGTGGGGCGGCATGCCGCGCCGCAACACCCGCTTCACCGGCCGCGAGGAACTGCTCGGCGAGATGTACCAGGAGTTCCAGCGGGCGGAGCCGGGGGCGGGTGTCGTCACCCTCTTCGGCCTGTCCGGCGTCGGCAAGACGCACATCGCGACGGAGTACGTCTACCGCTTCGGCCCGGAGTACGACGTGGTCTGGTGGGTCCGCGCCGCCGAGCGCGGCACGCTGCGCGAGAAGCTCGCCGGGCTGGCCCCCGCACTCGGCCTGGTCACGGGGCGCGAGTACGGCGAGCGGCTGCGCGCGGTCAGGGACGCGCTGCGCCGCGGCGAGCCGTACGGCCGCTGGCTGGTGATCCTCGACGGCGCCGACCAGCCCGACGACATCCACGACCTGGTGCCCAACGGGCCCGGGCACGTCCTGATCACCTCGCAGAACCGCGAGTGGAGCGAGCACAACAGCGTCCTGATCGAGGTCCCGGTCTACGACCGCGTCGAATCGGTCGCCTTCGTCCGCCGCCGCGCCCCCCGGCTCGACGAGGCCGACGCCGACAAGCTGGCCGAGGCGCTGGGCGACCTCGCGCTGGCCCTCGACCAGAACGCGGGCGCGCTCAACGACTCCAACACCCCGGTCGACGAGTACATCGAACTGCTGCGGCACGGCGCCGACATCGAACCGGGCCTCAAGGTCGCGGCCGACTTCCAGATGACGTACTACACCGCCTTCTCGATACTGCTCAACCGGCTCCGCGAGGACAAACCGGAGGCCGTCGACCTGCTGCGGCTGTGCGTCTTCTTCGCGCCGGGGCCGATCCCGGTACGGCTGCTGCGCGACCTGCCGATCCGCGATGTGCCCGAGCAGCTCGCCGGGCTGATGGAAGACCCGCTGCTGTGGAATTCGGCCATAAGCAAACTCGCCCAGTGGTCGGTGATCCAGTCCGACCCGCAGGAGAGCGGGGCCGAGGAGTCGGTCGGCTCCACCGAGATCGTCCAGATGCACCGGCTGGTCTACCAGGCGGTGCGCGCCGACATGCCGGAGGAGGAGCTGAGCACCTACTCCCGGGTGGTCCGCAGGATCCTCGCCGCCGCCGACCCCAGCCGCCCCAGCGACACCCGGCTGTGGCCGCGGTACGCCGAGATCGTGCCGCACCTGGCGGCGTCCGGCGCACTGGAGAGCACCAACCCCGAGATCCAGAACATGGTGCTCAACTGCCTGCGCTATCTGTACCTGTCCGGTGAGTACCGCGCGGGCCTGCGGGTCGCGGAACTGGCCGCCGAGCAGTGGCCGCAGCTGCTGGAGCCCGGCCACCCCCGGCTGTGGGACCTCATCCACCACCGCGCCAACCTGATGCGCGCCACCGGCGACTACACCGCCACCGAGGCCATCGACCGGGCCGCCTACGAGCAGTTGCTCGCCGACCGCGGCGACCGCGACCTGCTGGTGATGCGGGCGGCCGGCAGCCTGGCCGCCGACCTGCGCACACTGGGCCGCTACGACGAGGCGCTCGACCTGTCGCTGGTCGTCAGGGACGGCTACGCGGAACTGGTCGGCGAGGAGGACTCCCGCACCCTCAGCGCGCAGAACAACGTCGCCATCACCTACCGGCTGCTCGGCCGCTACCAGGAGGCGATGAAGCTCGACCAGGACACCATGGAGGCCCGCCGCGAGCTGCTGCACGACCGGCACAACTGGACGCTGTCGTCGGAGAACCACTTCGCCCACGACCTGCGCCTGGTCGGCCGCTACGAGCAGGCCACCTCGGTCCAGGAGCGCAACTGCGAGGTCCACAGGACCGTGCTGGGCGCCGACAACCCGCAGACGCTGCGCGCCGAGCACAACCTCGCCCTGTGCCTCTACCGGGCCGGCGACCGCCCGAAGGCGGCGAATCTGCTGGCCCGGCTGCTGGAGCGCTGCGAGCGGGTGCTCGGCGACCTCGACCCGCTGACCGTGCGGGTCGCGGTGACCTTCTCCAGCTTCGAGCGCCAGCACGGCGACCTGGACCGGGCCCGCGAGTTGAGCGAGTTCGCGCTGCGCGAATACCACCGGCAGCTCGGCGACGAGCACCCCTACAGCGCCGGTGTGCTCGGCAACCACGGCCTGGTCCTGCGGGCCGCCGGCGAACGCCAGCAGTCGCAGATCGAGATCGAGACCTCGCTGACCGCCATGATCCGCGCGGTCGGCGAGGACCACCCCTGGACGCTGGGCTGCGCCCTGAACGCCACCGGCGCCCGCAACTTCGCCGGCGACCCGGAGAGCGCCGCGGAATTGAGCCGCGCCACCGCGGAGAGGTCCGCCGCCGCCCTCGGCAAGCACCACCCGCTGACGCTGTCCGCGCAGATCGCGCTGGCCACCGACCTGCGCAATCTGCGCAGGCGCACGGAGGCCGACAAGATCGAGGAGGAGGCGCTCGCGGCGCTGTCCGGCACGCTGGGCCCGCAGCACCCGCACACCGTCTCGGCCCGCTCCAGGACCCGCCCGTACTGGGACTTCGAGCCGTTCACCACCTGA